The sequence below is a genomic window from Saccopteryx leptura isolate mSacLep1 chromosome 10, mSacLep1_pri_phased_curated, whole genome shotgun sequence.
AGCTCTGGGACAGGCGTGCATCTCTGCAGGTTCTGGGAACCGCGGGAATGCCTGACTTCTTCGTGCTATAGGCTGAGGCAGATGCAACTGAAGTTAACAGTCTGTGGATCACTCCGCGGACAGGGACCTGTCTGGGAAGAAAGTTCTCAACTATAGTGAGGGAGGCCAGGACTGTTCCTGTTGGGCAGTTATTTTCCTTCGGGAGCCTTGCAGCTCTGGGAAAGGAGGTGGGATGCTGAGCACTGCTTTCCCCTCTCCCGCCCCACCCTCACCCCGTGGGCCCCGAGCACTCATTCCATGTAGATCGTCAATGGGGCAGTGGGTGTGGCTAGACGCAAGGAAGAACCGCAGTTTGTGCAAAGCCCACTTCAGCCAGAGCGCTTCCTCCCTTCATCTCCACCATCTTAGGTGGCACACACTGAGGACCCCTCTCAGGGGCAGCCCTGCTTAGGTGGCACACACTGGGGCCCCCTCTGGGCTGCCACGGCCATCCTGACAGTCTGGATCCCAGGCTGTCTTGAATGATGGTCTTGCTGCTGGGCATGTCTGGCTTTTTTGATGTCTGCCAGAAGAGACCGGATAGATCTGGAGAAGGTTAGCTAAAGCGTGAGGCGGAGGAGCCCCCGAGAGGCCGGCAGCCCAGGAGGTGGTCTCTGTTTAGTCAGTGCATGCAGCTCCGAACTGAAAAGGTGGTTGTGACACGGAAGAGGGTGGTACAGAAATGGAGGCAGGTTCGCTGCCAGCCTGGGCTTCAAAGAGGCAGGGTGGCCTTGGAAGGCCTGGGGCGATGGCGTGGGCAGCGTGGGTCTAAGTTGCATGGGCCCGGCTTAGTCCAGCCTGCTGCCACCTTGAGGCCTTCCAGAACTTCCGTTATCACTTCCTTCTGTGGCTCCAGTCTTCATAGCAGAGACGCCCTGTGCCACCCTCCTCCCTTAACCCCTTCTGTCCCCACCCATTGCAGCAAATACTCATGCCTGACTCCATACATAGATGGAGCGGCTCCTTGGTTGCCTAGGAGATTTCGCCCAGGTGACATACTTGGTGACTTTCTCCATGGAGGCTGAGTTGGAGGTTGGAGGAGTCTCTTCCGAGATCCTAGGCTGTGTGTATGTGGGGCAGGGGAAACGGGGACAGGGCATGGttcatgtggcctgaccagggtgAAGCAGGGGACAGTGACATGCTTGCTGCCTCCGTGTTCACTGGTACTATGTCCAAGAGCTTGGAGCTTTCTGAGTGTTTAATTTTAGAAAGCTTCACTTCTTTCTGCAGACGAGGGGCTGAAATAGATGAGGGCCTGTGTGCAGCTGGTTGAGAACCCTGCTTCTTGCAGGGGACCTTTTCTGTACAGTTGTCTCAAATCACAGCCATTCTGAGTCAGTCTGTTTAAAATGTTTCCAGGCAGCTCTTCATATGGAGAAAACCAGGGACGCTGAAATTTACAAATTGATGCAAAACTGGTCAATAATTGGTCCTTGTGAGCAGGTATCCGGTGTGGCTCTGGGTTGCTTCCTAAATCTTTTGTAGTTATGATAAATAGTATTATCtcttaaattaatttctaattgttgctagtgtatagaaataaaattgacttttatattgacctcaaaaaaaaaaaaaaaaaaaaaaaaaaggccctggccggttggctcagtggtagagcctcggcctggcgtgcagaagtcctgggttcgattcccggccagggcacacaggagaagcgcccatctgcttctccacccctccccctctccttcctctctgtctctttcttcccctcccgcagccggggctccattggagcaaagatggccgggcgctggggatggctccttggcctttgccccaggcgctagagtggctctggttgcggtggggcgatgctctgcccctccggggcatcaccccctggtgggcagagcgtcgcccctggtgggcgtgccgggtggatcccggtcgggcgcatgcgggagtctgtctgactgtctctccccgtttccagcttcagaaaaatacaaaaaaaaaaaaacccaaaacaaaacaaaacaaaaaacaaccccccaCTGGTCAATATTTACAGGGTAATTAATAATCAAATGCATCTCCACTGGGAcacagttcattttttatttctaggaataaGACTCATTTGTATTACTGACAGTTTTCTACAACTTACAGTGTTATAAAATAGCTTCAGAACCGAAAGCCAGAGATAACCTGGGAGGACATGCTAGACAGgacacccatttttttttaatgctcattgCACTCTTTCATAATTTTTCATGACACTTTATAAAAATCCTTATGGTAAATAAGTGCATAAGCAAACTACCCCATGGCCGGCCGTGGCTGTTGGCTGAAGAGGATGCTATAGCCTCGGTGACTTCCCGCCGTGGGCTTCTCTTAACCTTGACTTAAACGCATGGTGGTGCTTTCCTAAATTTGTCCTGCTGGGTTTGAGAGAGTGGACCAGAGACCTGAGAGGGCCCTCTGAGCTCCTCCCTGATGCTCTTCAGGTTAAACAAAGAACAGCTGGCTAGCCTAACCTGACTCCTGTTTCTCCAGTTCCCTCTGTAATACTTGTGTGAGTTGTAAGTAGAAGATGGGAAAGAAATTTCGAGCTGATTGTATGGCTTGAATGACGCTTTCCTTTAGGTAAGGGAGAGAACCTGCATTGTCCACGCACCAGGGAGGGGCCTTTGAGCTGCCATGCTTCTGGCCATGGAAGGCTGttaactgttgtttttttttaacttattttaatcaACGGGTTTAACAAAATGTTCCCACTAGCATTTCCCACCAGAATGCTGACTGGTCTCCTGGCCACAGATTTTTGTGaaccttgcttgaccaggcagtgatgcagtggacaaagcgtcagactgggacacagaggacccagctttgaaactctgaggtcgccggcttgagcgagggctcatccggcttgcccgtgggatagctggcttgagttgtggggtcactggcttaagcgtgggatcatagacatgatcccatggttgctggcttgagcctaaagatcgctggcttgagcaaggagtcacttggtctgctgtagctcctggtcaaggcacatatgaaaaagcagtcagtgaacaactaaggagccgcagtaaagaattgatgtctgtccctatttgtccccttcctgcctgcctgtcactatttgtccctgtctctatgtcagtaaaaaaaaaaaaaaaaaaaaaaatgtgaacctCAAAATCTGATATGATTTGATATTGTTTAAATGTAAAGTTGGACCCTTTTCGATCCTGGATCCTTCTCACCAGCTAGCTAATTCAGGACATCTGGGAAAGGGCCAAACTGCTGAGGTCATGATTACCTTGTCCTGATGCTGTCATGCCTGGTTTTGCTAGGCGTCCCTGTTCCTTGATGTCTAAGTTCCCACTGGTGCTGCCCGCCCATTTGCCTGTGCATAAGTTCCTACCCCAAGGCGGAAACGGGGCCCCCATGGTGACTACTGAGAACTAGGCAGTGAGCAGAAGGAAGTGGACATCGATCGAATCAGAGGATATTTCGTATTTTCCTCTgacttttgtttttccttgttttcttttctttttttttttttttattcattttagagaggagagggagagacagagagagagagaggagagatagagaagggggaggagctggaagcatcaactcccatatgtgccttgaccaggcaagcccagggtttcgaaccagcgacctcagcatttccaggtcgacgctttgtccactgcgccaccacagatcaggctctttTCTGGTTATTGCCACAGCTAATTTGGCTACGTAGTCTTACCTGACAAGACTTTCCCAAAATAGTAATCCTACTCTAGTTGGAAGTTAGTTGAATTTTAGTCTGTCCACTAGTTTACTCAaagggtatttaaaaaaaaaaaaaaaaaaagttctgggctTGGCTGGGTTGACCTCCGCTGTTGTTTGAAGGTCATGGAGGCAGAGCAGACCAAGACAAGGAGCGAGCTGGTGCACAAGGAGACGGCAGCCAGGTACAATGCCGCCATGGGTCGCATGAGGCAGCTGGAGAAGAAACTCAAGAGAGCCATCAACAAGTCCAAGTGAGTCTGCGTGCGGGGGTCTCCGGGCCGTGTGATGGTTCTCTTCCAGGTCTCCTCAGCCTTCTATGTGCCTTGCACTTAGGGACCCCTGTTCCGGGTCCCTTTCCCCCCAACATTCTATGGCCCTGAGGGACAAGAAGGTGCTGAGTGTTAGGAGGGCTACTCCtgggaaacagagaaaaaggaatttCAGAAGCAAACCATTCCATGGCCCATGGATAGGACCTCAGTTTACCTGTCAGTATAATGGCAATGAGCTGTGTACACAATCTGTGGACCAAGAGCTAATGAAATGGTGCAGTTTAATGCAGGGTATTTCCAAGTCCCTTTCACTACCACtcctttgtatttttatacaatgATGATCATGGAGAAAAGCCCCCTGCTCTACTTACAGTTGCTGTGCCTCCAAACCAAAGAAATGGCTTGGGATggcctagccccccccccccccccccaagacagACGCTTCGTGGTGGAAGATCCAGAATGAAGCAATGGTCTACACTTAATGCTCAGACACCAAAGTCCCTATAAAAAGCCAGGGTCTTCTGGCTGACCTAGATCCCACCGGACTAGCAGAATATTCACATTTTTCGTTTTTTCTTGCCCATGACCTGGCTGGGTCTGCAGACCGTCTGATATCTGTAGTGCTGGACAGAGCCCAAGAGGATGAACCAGCCTGAGCTTGTCCTTGCGGGGGCCCTGCTGTGTGCAGTGCGGGGACTGTGCTTCCCTTCCCAGGTGACCTCAGCAGAGGAGTGTGTGTTGAGGGAGCCCCTTCTCCAGCCTTATCTGCGAGTCACCCCTGGGTAGCTGACCTCCTTATAAGAGATTCAGGTCACATCAGCCATTGGGCACACTCTGTATGACCTTGCAGAGCCTCCAGAGAGGAGAGTGAACCAGGACACAGGGATTCCAGGatatgtgtgcacacgtgtgggCTCCCTGTATCCTGAGTGAGCCCAGAGGCTCTGACTCGTGTCTGTGTCCATCAGGCCCCGGAGCTGGGAGCGTCACCTTTAGCTCCTGGCTTCATCAGTTTACTAAATCCTGGAAGGATAACCTGGCCAGCTGTAGCTAATGGATTACGTTTTTCCTTCATGTCTTTCACAGGCCTTATTTTGAACTGAAGGCAAAGTACTACGTGCAGCTTGAGGTACGTGCGGCCTTTGGCCTTGTGCTGATGGGATTATTCTGCAAAGCCCCACTTTTTGTGAAAGACTTCCAAATAGTGCATTTGCTACAAGAGGAGAGTGGAGAAACATTCTTTACTGAGTTTTCAGGCCTCAAAATGGTCTTGACTGGTCTCTGAAGTTCTCCACAACTGCTGATCATtctctataccaggggtagtcaacctttttatacctaccgcccacttttgtatctttgttagcagtaaaattttctaactgcccaccggttccatagtaatggtgatttataaagtagggaagtaactttataaaatttataaagcagagttacagcaagttaaagcatataataataaccaagtactttatgtcggcttttcgctaagtttggcagaataaatctttataaaacaacttactatagttaaatcttttatctttttatttatactttggttgctccgctaccacccaccatgaaagctggaacgccccctagtgggcggtagggaccaggttgaccaccactgctctgGACTGTATGGGGCAGTGGCTCTCAGGGTGCTCCCAGGGCCAGCAGCGTCAGCATCtcttgggaacttgttagaagtgCAGAtcctgagccccccacccctaTGCCCACTGAACTGGAAACTGGGTGGAATCCAGCCATCTGAGCTTAACGAGCCCTCCAGGGGATGCTGATGCaagctcaagtttgagaaccacagtGCAGGGGACCAAATGGCTAGAATGTGGCACATGTGTGTGAGTCTGACACCCACTGTCGCTTCCCTGGTGGAGTTTATTCTGCCAGTGGTAGTTTCTGGATAATAGAGCTTTCGTTGGTCACCCCTATGGATACTGGGAGTGGTGGAGGCTGCTTTTTTATCTGGTGCACGGATAGCTTGCAGAAGAATCATCAGGTCCCTCAGGCTTGTCTTGGGGAAGTCTTTGGGGCAGGGCAGTGGGTGGAAACATGCTTGAACCTGTCATTCAAGAGCACCGCAAAGTCAGGAGGGGCAGCCTTCACTTACTGAGCTTCCTGTTCTCCTGACCAGCAACTAAAGAAGACCGTGGACGACCTGCAGgccaaactggccctggccaaaGGCGAGTACAAGACGGCCCTGAAGAACCTGGAGATGATCTCTGACGAGATCCACGAGCGGCGGCGCTCCAGCGCCATGGGACCTCGGGGCTGCGGGGTCGGGGCCGAGGGCAGCAGCACGTCCGTGGAGGACCTGTCAGGGAGCAAGCCCGAGCCCGATGCCATTTCCGGTGAGTCAGGGCTCATGCGCCAGCCGGGAGGTGACATGCTGTGTGACATGCTTCCAGGGCTCTGACCATCCTGGCTGGGCCTCAGCGAGTTGGGTGAGAGTTAGGACTATTTCTGGGGGGCTTCCCACATTTTGTGAAACAATCTTTACCAAGGTGCTACTGAGCATTCCTCAAAATCAAGATTctgtggtcaaataagtttggaaaatgTCTGATGTTCACCATTCTCTGAGTTTCAAAGTATGTGTTGCACATTCTAAGAGGTAGTGCAGGAAAGAAGTTGTCTGAGAATAGGGGCTGTGGAATTAGATTTGATTCAAATTCTGGCTGTCCCGTCATTACTAGTATATGATGCAGGCAAGGGCTTAACtttgtttcttcacctgtaaaacggGGCGTATGACGCTATCTACCATCTACCGTATAGTGATGGTTAGGATGACACGAAACAACACTGGTACCCAGTAAGCACTCCACAAATGGTGGCTCTCCCTGGTGTCTCACCATGGAGACTTTTCCCAGGACCACCTCCTGGGAGCAGAGATTGGATGTGGCCCCCTTTGTGTTAACCAGGAAAGCCCCTCCAGCAGTCTTTGCacacctcttcttccttctctgtggaaCGGTCCCCGTTGGCTCTTTCCCAAGCTCCTTTCTCAGGTGTTAATTCAGACAACAGGCCCAGGGTGAAGACCTGTATTCTGAGCAGCGGCAGAGTGAGCACAGCATCTCATAAAACCCTGTTCAGAGAGGAACGTGATGCTGAGGTTAACCTAAGGCTAGCTACAGCAGGTAGTGGAAACAGGAATGGAATTCAGATCTGAGCCTATGTCTTGTCCCCAACATTTCAGTCCAGTATTTCTCATTGAGGGGAGAGAAAAGCCTCTATAGCAGTGtctttcaaccaccagtccagtGATGTTGAATAATCTTCATACATTCGGGTGGTTAGCTCATGGACTGGCACGGAATATctggcggttgaaaaacactgttctgtGGGATGCTACAAGGctgcttttacagatgagggaggaggagaggaaaaatcTACTAGGCAGGATTATGTGTGGGCAGAGGGGGAAACAGTTCAAGGCTGCTGGAGCGGCTTTCCCCACGAGGAGGACATGTCTCGGCCTGGCTTATTCTGGTCTACCGAGGAGGTGAGGCACAAGTCCCAGAGCACTGTAAAGGAAGTCCCTTCGGCAGCAAATCCGCAGACCGTCACCTGGGCAGGCTCTGAGTGTGTCTTTTGGGATAAGTCACCTGGAAGAAAACCAAGGTCCCCACAGGTGTTCCATCCAGGGCCGTTTCTTCCAGCAGCTCCTGCTTCTGTTGCTGTGGAAGGAAGCCCCAATGTGACTGGCTTTTTGGGGATCTATTACAAAGGACCAGCCCTCTTCCTGTGCACACGTGGCTCTATCTGGGGGACTGGGGTGGAGCAAAGCCCCTGATCTGCAGCTGAATTCATCTGCCTTGAGGCAGTGCCTACTGACCCAAACTTCTGGGGCGCACGGGGGCTCGAAAGGCATTGTAAGGACACTGGATGTCTGTGGGACCCAGCCTCTGGCTGCTTTCCTCTGAGTTGCAGCAGTCTGGTCACGCATGCACAGTAGGGTCATGGTCCTTTCAACAGGCACCTAGGGTGGCAGGGATTCTGCCGTCTCCATGCCGTGTCTCTGCCAGCAGCAAACACTTCTTGAGGCGTTTAAGGAACTAGATTCTATCTGCCAGATCTTGAGTGACTGGTCTTTCTTCTCATCCTAGTGGCCTCAGAGGCCTTTGAAGATGACAACTGCAGCAACTTTGTATCTGAAGATGACTCGGAAACCCAGTCTGTGTCCAGCTTTAGCTCAGGACCAACGAGCCCATCTGAGGCAGCCGACCAATTCTCCGCAGCCGTGCGGCCCGGCAGCCTGGATCTGCCCAGCCCCGTGTCCCTGTCCGAGTTCGGGATGATGTTCCCAGTGCTGGGCCCTCGCAGCGAGTGCAGCGGGGCCTCCTCCCCGGAGTGTGAGGTGGAACGCGGTGAGTCGCAGTGCCCCCCACCTCATACAGTGCTGTCCCGGGTGACTCAGTGCTCTATGCAGCCAGACCGCTACCGGGGCTCGGACCCTCACGGATCCCCCAGGCTGTGTTACTGGGTCTGTGAATGTGCTGTTGGTGTTGATCAGAGATCGTATCCATGTCTTGTTTGGGGGCCTCCTGGCTCCATACCTTGGGTTCCGCGTCTCTCGTTACCACAGTCCTCTTAACAAGCACATGCTAGAGAGGTTTCTGTTCCCAGCTATTAAATGAGCGTGACACATTTCATCTCTAACGATAATGATGTAAAATGCCTTGAGGAATAAGAGAGGGAGCAGTTACACGCTGGAGAACCCTCTGTGATGCACACGGTTGGGCAACACTGGGAGAGCCGAGGGTTGACTGGCTTGGGCCTAAGTGACTCTTGGAATTGTCAATACTCACTTAATCTTTACATTTCTATAGGAGACAGAGCAGAAGgggcagagaataaaacaagTGACAAAGCCAACAACAATCGAGGTCTTAGCAACAGCAGCAGTGATGGTGGCAAGAGCCGAAGCGGCATGTCCTCCGAGGGCCGGGCTTTGGCCAACAGGATGCAGCAGCTCTCCCTGCAGTGCtccaaggggagggaggggattaTTGCCGACATCAAGATGGTGCAGATCGGCTGATCCACCCCCGGTCCTGGCCCCAGGGCTCATTACTATTTATACACGAAACTGTACGGAGAACATTGTGCCAATAATCATTTAATACATGCCAAATCGTAAGTGGTTACTCTAAACTGCACTAATGAAGTTTCAGTGACCTTGAGGGCTGAAGCCTTTTCTTCTGGGTAAGAGCTCTTGGGCTGGTTTGCTTTCCAGAGCGGAGCCGTTGTTGCAGGTGGACTGTGACCAGGTTCACGCCTTTGCGGAACAGTAGCTAAGTGTTGTGGAAGCAATAACTAGTTCCTGCGGAAGGGCCCAAGCAGAAGGGCTGGGAAGCTGAGCCcagcggggtcaccagcttgctTCTCATCCCTGTCTGTCACTCTGTTTGGGAAAAGAGATGttctttcctttatattttagGGGATCTAAATGAAAACAGAATGCAAgacaaaactcaaatattcacaGCATACCCTTTTGACCCAGTGAAGGCttaaaaaataatccaagaaCATAATTGATTTTTATCATCTCTGGTATTCAAAAGGGGCTTTAAGAAAAGTTGGAACACCCATTAAAACCATTTTCTATGAAGGTTACTATGAACTGCACTTTTTGGGGTGGGGAAGGTGAATGCCAGTGtggggatgggggcggggggatgaGGGTAGCAAGGACATACCATAGAATGGGATTTGTGGCTGTGAGAGAGAAGGTTCTATAGCGTAAACTTCATTCTACCAGCTGAGGGGACTTATTCTAAGAGAAGTGCATGTGAAGATGGTTGCCATTGTTATTCTAGATTGACAAGGTGTTAATTTCTCTGTAGGctgcaactttaaaaataattatttaagggTTATGCTACACTAGTATTTCTTAGAGGAAAATGTTTTCAGAGGCTAGGACAGGGAGTAGGCATGTGTTGGCAAAGGCTGTTAACTAGACGCAGTGGAGTCTGTCATACCAATAGTAGTAAGTGTTaagattgcttttaatgttttcatggtTACCCATGTTTAAGAGCACTGTATTTTACTTGTTAAGAAAACTggcatttctaaaagaaaaaaaacaaccgcATTTCAAGCTGTCCGTTAATTCTGTCATAACTTGTATATTTCAGTCATTTGTAAATCTCTTCATACTGtagtgttttctccttttttaatatTGACACAGTATCTTAATTACAAGGTTATTTTGTACTTGTCTTAATACCTTGAGTGTAATAAAAATGGCTTAAGAAAATGTCTAACTTTCTATGACTTCAAGTGAGAAATCCTGATGTCACCAAAATGTTCTACTCCAGGCAACTTTCTTGCTATAAGAAGAGCATGGAGTATGGTCATCTGTTCTTGTTTTCAATTCAAGTCATGGACTCTAATAGTTTAAGCCCTGATTACCAAGGTCTGAATTAGAATTCTGTTGCTGCTACAAAGCCAACCAATAAGGAGACACAAGGCAGGAAAGTAAAGACAAGGTGGTTATATTGGAAAAGTGGTTCTCAGCCTCTGCTGCACACTGGGCTCTACTGGGAAGCTGAAAAAACACTGCTCTCTGGTCTGAGCCCTGGAGATTTAACCAGTTTGGGGGGGGTACACTACTGGACTTTTAAATGCTCCTCAGCtgattctattcttttttaaatgtatttttctgaagtgagaagcggggaggcagagagataagactcctgcatgtgccagaacgggatccacccagcaagcccactagggggtattgctgcattgcaactggagccattctagcacctcaggcagaagccatggagccatcctcagcgcttgggccaactttgctccaatggagccttggctgtgggaagggaagagagagatagaaggaagaggggaaagggtggagaagcagatgggtgctcctcctgtgtgccctggccaggaattgaacctgggacttccacacactgggctgacgctttacccctgagccaatcggccagggctctattgtcTTTCTATATTGGTTCAGCCAAAGTAATCACTGCCCTTTTTTATACATCTGTAGCATTGTTTGGAGCTCTGCTACAGGATTCATTACAACACATTCAATTGCTCATATTCAAGTCTCCATTAGATTTTTGAGGGCAGAGATTAGATCTTAATTTGCATACTGTAAGATgatcttttaatataaaaaattcaatcatgtatgtgtttataataaatataccTCTTatgctttagatttttttctgtaaagggccataGAAAATCTACTTAAAATTAGTATCTAAAATTGAAAGCactaaatatttacaaaagtGAAATCTCATTAGTAAAACAATCGACCACTATCCTGAAtgtgaaacagattttttttgaaCCATGAATTTTTAAGCAAATGAGTTCTTTTGGATGGAACATACTAGATGAAGTCCTTTAATAATCAATTTGTCTAGGTTAAACTATGCAGTTTCCAtaagtataaacattttatttcagttaaaggtagcagaaatataaaataagaagtcTTGATAATTATAAAGTAGAGACGATGAAAAATACCACCTTATTTTCAGATCTTTAAAATCTTGAGCATCATTCTGTCCTGTAAGATTTTTATGTAAACAACTGGGAATTTACACACAGCAGTAATATCTTGGCAATTTTTCTGAATGCAACTCCAATTACAATATATTAAATTCTCAATTGTATTTTCTCCAGAGTGCTGTTACCATAAAAGCACTGAACTACAGAGCAATGAAAAATATACCAACTAAACAGTGATGTATTCAGTTTCTAAGACTACTACTTTCATCAACCTAAAAATGACTGACAGCGAATGTACACCTCAGTTCTCCTTACATGATTCAATGGGATAGGTATCGAACTTCAACAACCTTCATTCTAGAGCATGAGCACCTTCATGCTAAGTTCATCAGTATTTCTTAAAGCTTTATTCTTTCACAGCATCTGGGCGACATTTAAAGTCACAATGCCAAATT
It includes:
- the SH3BP5 gene encoding SH3 domain-binding protein 5, with the protein product MDAALKRSRSEEPAELQPSARDLEEQEVEEEGMEQELEEEEEVDPRIQGELEKLNQSTDDINRRETELEDARQKFRSILVEATVKLDELVKKIGKAVEDSKPYWEARKVARQAQLEAQKATQDFQRATEVLRAAKETISLAEQRLLEDDKRQFDSAWQEMLNHATQRVMEAEQTKTRSELVHKETAARYNAAMGRMRQLEKKLKRAINKSKPYFELKAKYYVQLEQLKKTVDDLQAKLALAKGEYKTALKNLEMISDEIHERRRSSAMGPRGCGVGAEGSSTSVEDLSGSKPEPDAISVASEAFEDDNCSNFVSEDDSETQSVSSFSSGPTSPSEAADQFSAAVRPGSLDLPSPVSLSEFGMMFPVLGPRSECSGASSPECEVERGDRAEGAENKTSDKANNNRGLSNSSSDGGKSRSGMSSEGRALANRMQQLSLQCSKGREGIIADIKMVQIG